Proteins encoded by one window of Deltaproteobacteria bacterium:
- a CDS encoding aspartate-semialdehyde dehydrogenase, producing the protein MEKQKYNVAIAGATGMVGKEFLRILEERNFPVDKLKLLASERSAGTYLEFRGKKEKVGLLSEETFEGIDIGLFSPGASVSKVYAPIAAKAGCVVIDNTSEFRMETDIPLVVPEVNPKAIGEYKKRNIIANPNCSTIQMVVALKPIHDAVRIKRIVVSTYQAVSGAGKEAVDELSEQVMALFNMKGIEKKVFPHQIAFNCIPQIDVFLENGYTKEEMKMVNETKKIMGDDLIKVSATAVRVPVFNSHSESVNIETEKKITAKEVKKLLSNAQGIKVLDDPQNKIYPMPVDASEHDEVFVGRIREDDTIPNGINMWIVSDNIRKGAALNAVQIAEVLIREYL; encoded by the coding sequence ATGGAAAAGCAAAAATACAATGTTGCAATTGCAGGTGCAACAGGCATGGTTGGGAAGGAGTTTTTAAGGATACTTGAGGAACGCAATTTCCCTGTTGACAAGCTCAAACTCCTTGCGTCAGAGAGATCTGCTGGGACATATCTTGAATTTAGAGGCAAGAAGGAGAAGGTGGGACTCCTTTCAGAAGAGACTTTTGAAGGTATAGACATTGGACTCTTTTCACCGGGCGCATCTGTTTCAAAGGTCTATGCGCCGATTGCCGCAAAGGCAGGGTGTGTTGTTATTGACAACACATCAGAGTTCAGGATGGAGACAGATATTCCGCTTGTTGTGCCAGAGGTGAATCCAAAGGCGATAGGTGAATATAAAAAAAGAAATATCATTGCAAACCCGAACTGCTCAACAATCCAGATGGTTGTCGCATTAAAGCCTATACACGATGCTGTGAGGATAAAGAGGATAGTTGTGTCAACATATCAGGCGGTCTCAGGCGCTGGCAAAGAGGCAGTGGATGAACTATCAGAACAGGTGATGGCATTATTCAATATGAAAGGTATTGAGAAAAAGGTATTCCCTCATCAGATTGCATTTAACTGCATTCCTCAGATAGATGTGTTCCTTGAAAACGGTTATACAAAGGAAGAAATGAAGATGGTAAATGAGACAAAGAAAATTATGGGGGATGATTTAATAAAGGTAAGTGCAACTGCTGTGCGTGTGCCTGTGTTCAACAGCCATTCAGAAAGCGTTAATATAGAAACAGAAAAGAAAATCACAGCAAAAGAGGTTAAAAAACTCCTTTCCAATGCACAGGGCATAAAGGTTCTTGATGACCCTCAAAATAAAATCTATCCAATGCCTGTTGATGCTTCAGAGCATGATGAAGTTTTTGTTGGCAGGATAAGAGAGGACGATACTATACCAAACGGGATAAATATGTGGATTGTGTCTGACAATATAAGAAAGGGCGCCGCCCTGAACGCTGTCCAGATTGCAGAGGTTTTGATAAGGGAGTATTTATAG
- a CDS encoding prepilin-type N-terminal cleavage/methylation domain-containing protein produces MKRYKGFTLIELLVVIALLAILASVAIPIYSSYMSASAKSEAKSNLQTLSMLLETYYTDNGKYSPASSFPTTYTWQNDSSGNVTTNGFSSWLTSFQPKKSVSGAVANYRYNLNATSNTAYTATAVPERGSVQGTANLTINESGTKTGW; encoded by the coding sequence ATGAAAAGATACAAAGGCTTTACACTTATAGAACTACTTGTTGTGATTGCCCTGCTTGCTATTCTTGCATCTGTTGCTATCCCGATATACAGCAGTTATATGAGTGCAAGTGCAAAAAGCGAGGCAAAGTCAAACCTCCAGACACTCTCAATGCTTCTGGAGACATATTATACGGATAATGGGAAATATTCACCTGCTTCAAGTTTCCCCACAACATATACATGGCAAAATGACAGCAGTGGAAATGTAACTACCAATGGGTTTTCATCATGGCTTACATCCTTTCAGCCTAAAAAATCAGTTAGCGGCGCTGTTGCAAATTACAGATATAACCTTAATGCAACATCAAATACTGCATATACTGCCACTGCTGTCCCTGAAAGGGGATCAGTTCAAGGCACTGCCAATTTAACAATTAACGAATCAGGAACCAAGACAGGGTGGTAG